The window TGTAAAAAATCCTGAAGAGCTGTTCTACAGACAGATGGAAGAGCCTGTTATTAATCCCCAGAACAAATACATCCTGAAAAAACATCTGCCTGTAATGGCATCTGAAATTCCTATAAAACTAAATGAGCTATCAGAAGAAGAAAAAGAGGTTGCACGGGAGCTTTATAAAGAAAAAAAACTTAGATTTGCAAACAACAAGCTGTATGCCAGTAGACAGGAACCTTTTAGCATAAGGTCTGCAGGTGAAAGTTTCAAAATTGTGGAGAGTATATCAGGTAGAACAATAGGAGATATATCCGGAGATATTGTTATTTATGAAGCACACCCGGGAGCTGTTTATCTACATAACGGGGAAAAATTTATTGTTGAACATTTAGATATGGAAAATAACACCGTTTATGTGGTCAGGTCTGAAGTTTCCTATATAACTGAGCCTCTAAAAGAGTCAGAGATAGAAATAGTCCAGATAACAGACAGCAGAAAAAAGGGAAATATAGAGATATTTCAGGGGAAGGTAAAAGTCAAAACAACAGTTATTGGTTACTCTATGCGAGATATGGAATTTGATGAAAAGCTAAAAGATGAAATCTTTGATGTGAATAACTTCTTATCAAAAGAATTTGAAACCATTGCTTTTTGGTGGACTATGCCACCAGAATGGGAAGAGGAAATTATCTATAAAAATGCAAAGCATAACGCCAGACTGATAGAAGAGTTTGTTTTCAAAAAAGGCAGATTATACGAAGGTAAGTATATCTATCATGACCTTGTTTTTGAAAATCTGCTGAAATTCAGGAAGGAAGGAGATATTGATGCCTTCCATTTTGCCATAAAAGCCATAGAAAGCCTATCAGCAAAACTACATGAAAAAGAAAAAGAAGAACTAAAGGAATATATCAAAAGGATAAAAGAAAGGAAAAATGGCTTTCTGGGAGCACTTCACGGGGTAGAACATGCACTTATCGGTATATATCCTCTGTATGCAATGAACGATAGATGGGATATAGGAGGACTTTCAACTCCATTTTTTGCAGAAACCGGAAAACCTACGATTTTTATCTATGATGGATATGAAGGGGGTGTTGGATACTCTGAAGTAGGTTTTAGAAAGCTGGAAGAGATGATGGAAAGCACATACAAAACAATCTCTAAATGTTCCTGTATAGCCGGCTGCCCTTCATGTATATACTCTCCCAAATGCGGAAACTCAAATGATTATCTGGACAAAACAGCCTCAATTCTTCTTTCTCATAAAATATTGAAAGAGTTTAATAAATAGTTAAAAAGACTACAGGAAAAGATTGCACAGAAAAATTAGTTTTATTTCTTTTTTATCAATCAGACTAAAAGCAAAATTTTTCCGTTAGCTACAAAATTGAAAATTAAATAATAAGCAGTTTTTTGCTTTCCTTTTTCTTTTGGATTGCATTTTCTATGGCTGTAAGAACATCCATTTTTCTCTTTGGAGAGCACCACTCTGGAGCTATAAGCTCATCTTCACTTGCCTCACCTGTAAGCCTGTGAACAATAATATCATCAGGTAAAACTTCCAGGATATCTGCAACAATGCTTGCATACTCTTCAAGGTCAAGGAGTCCAAATTCTCCATTTTCATATTGTTTTGCCATTACCGTGTGTTTAACAACATGAAGAGGGTGGATTTTTATTCCATCAATTGGAAGTGCAGCTATTAGTTTAGCTGTTTCTATGTAATCCTCATATTCATCTCCAGGAAGCCCAACAATCATATGGGCACATATTTTAATATTTGGTCTTTTTTTA is drawn from Persephonella sp. and contains these coding sequences:
- a CDS encoding DEAD/DEAH box helicase, giving the protein METLKYYKNKIAYTKILPPVEAQYGQFDFENKKIEKFLQEKNIRLYSHQAEGLKLVKEGKNIVVTTPTASGKSFIYILSVLERLHQNPESKAIVVFPLKALARDQYGKIMDLIFETGINATVEVYDGDTPKDKRQEIKRNPPNFLITTPDMLNVGILPYHTGWASFFEELEFVVLDEIHAYRGVLGSHISNIIRRLKRIIGYYRSKKPVFIMNSATIHNPAGFASKLIQDEVIEISKSGAPLPEREVQIFRGLRNNEKAELIANTVIEDISTIVFVDSRKEAEILALRVKDILKKKGREDLVDKVSPYRSGYTPAERREIEFKLLTRNILSVISTSALEMGIDIGDLEGCILIGYPGTLAQVWQRFGRAGRRDKKAYNILVPKRDALDQYFVKNPEELFYRQMEEPVINPQNKYILKKHLPVMASEIPIKLNELSEEEKEVARELYKEKKLRFANNKLYASRQEPFSIRSAGESFKIVESISGRTIGDISGDIVIYEAHPGAVYLHNGEKFIVEHLDMENNTVYVVRSEVSYITEPLKESEIEIVQITDSRKKGNIEIFQGKVKVKTTVIGYSMRDMEFDEKLKDEIFDVNNFLSKEFETIAFWWTMPPEWEEEIIYKNAKHNARLIEEFVFKKGRLYEGKYIYHDLVFENLLKFRKEGDIDAFHFAIKAIESLSAKLHEKEKEELKEYIKRIKERKNGFLGALHGVEHALIGIYPLYAMNDRWDIGGLSTPFFAETGKPTIFIYDGYEGGVGYSEVGFRKLEEMMESTYKTISKCSCIAGCPSCIYSPKCGNSNDYLDKTASILLSHKILKEFNK